A window of Chitinophaga sp. MM2321 contains these coding sequences:
- the tssD gene encoding type VI secretion system tube protein TssD, with amino-acid sequence MSFKAELIIGGKSANVLECNYGFSQHTDAIGKPSTLPRGGAISLVLESARDTDLVQWMISPEEKRDGTIIFKRRDHDSSLRTVEFSEGICVQFHESYHHNGSSPMVTHIVISARELKIGSVEYKRKWED; translated from the coding sequence ATGTCTTTCAAGGCAGAACTTATCATAGGAGGTAAATCAGCGAATGTATTGGAGTGCAACTATGGCTTCTCACAACATACAGATGCCATTGGCAAACCCAGCACACTCCCGCGGGGCGGCGCTATTTCCCTGGTACTCGAATCGGCAAGGGATACAGACCTTGTACAGTGGATGATTTCGCCGGAAGAAAAACGTGACGGCACCATCATCTTCAAACGCCGCGACCATGACTCCAGTTTACGCACGGTTGAATTTTCGGAAGGTATTTGTGTACAGTTCCATGAAAGCTACCACCACAACGGTAGTAGTCCCATGGTTACACATATCGTTATTTCCGCGCGTGAACTGAAAATAGGTAGTGTGGAATACAAAAGGAAATGGGAGGACTAA
- the vgrG gene encoding type VI secretion system tip protein VgrG: protein MGDDKFLKKSAIGIEGYAGPVEFNNITLEQSVGNHHYFSFLWRPGGVINNLSYQRHIVESYIGKGISISFDDFRFKGLITSIAVMEGDGATTGFQVSGVSPTILLDDVPQSSSYYQQSLQNVIQGALKDASSSLLKTQIVPGYKKPLPYCVQYNETDFDFLARVSARYGEWMYYDGNTLVIGDIQKKEVKLTKDVTLHNLKTVAAVTPQRINYVSYDAMKASPLSEKSQKAESGSHPLMQLSMSASDDLYSANSSKQTFIHHGYTSDELKQVKELQTKVTSAAFVKVSGISQVPVMPAQRISIASDSSQSAYTVISCTHFASGPGNYHCSFTAIPADVKVPPYSNPHLVPKADIQSALVKDNNDPEKLGRVRVQFFWQTQNELSPWLRQASPAAGGGTGFHFVPEVGEEVVVGFEGGNAEMPFVLGSKFNGKSKSGYGDAQNNMKAIKTRSGNLIQLDDNSGSVTVTDKNGSTMIMDGSGNITVQSQTLVTVKTDDKIVVDAPNKIEFISKEIHLKGSQKVIIGEGAAKITVDNSANKIVSNADKIHATAQTLHELKSNANMKMKAEHHETTGNTKVTINSTEIKVNGQATTDIKGGMINLNC from the coding sequence ATGGGTGACGATAAATTTCTGAAAAAGTCAGCAATAGGCATTGAAGGTTATGCGGGCCCCGTGGAGTTTAATAATATAACCCTGGAACAATCCGTTGGCAACCACCATTATTTCAGCTTCCTGTGGCGGCCCGGTGGTGTAATCAACAATTTGTCATATCAGCGGCACATTGTTGAAAGCTATATCGGCAAAGGGATCTCTATCAGTTTTGATGATTTCCGTTTTAAAGGGCTGATCACCAGCATTGCGGTGATGGAGGGAGATGGCGCCACCACCGGGTTCCAGGTATCCGGCGTGAGCCCCACCATTTTGCTGGATGATGTTCCGCAAAGCTCTTCCTACTATCAGCAATCATTACAGAATGTAATCCAGGGAGCGTTGAAAGATGCCAGCAGCAGCCTGCTGAAAACACAGATCGTACCCGGTTATAAAAAGCCATTACCTTATTGCGTTCAATATAATGAAACCGATTTCGACTTCCTGGCAAGGGTTTCCGCCCGCTACGGTGAATGGATGTATTACGATGGCAACACCCTCGTAATCGGCGACATACAGAAAAAAGAAGTGAAGCTGACAAAAGATGTTACCCTGCATAACCTGAAAACAGTAGCTGCCGTTACCCCGCAACGGATCAATTATGTGTCGTATGATGCGATGAAAGCCTCGCCCCTCAGCGAAAAATCGCAGAAGGCAGAAAGCGGCTCCCATCCGCTCATGCAGCTGTCCATGTCGGCCTCTGACGATCTCTATTCCGCTAATTCCAGCAAACAAACGTTTATCCATCATGGTTATACATCCGACGAACTGAAGCAGGTAAAGGAGCTGCAAACAAAAGTAACTTCCGCCGCTTTCGTAAAAGTAAGTGGCATCAGCCAGGTACCGGTTATGCCCGCTCAACGGATCAGCATTGCAAGTGATAGCAGTCAGTCGGCCTACACGGTCATCTCCTGTACACATTTTGCCAGCGGCCCCGGCAACTACCATTGTTCTTTTACCGCCATACCTGCCGACGTAAAAGTGCCACCTTACAGTAACCCCCACCTGGTGCCCAAAGCAGACATACAAAGCGCGCTGGTAAAAGACAACAACGATCCGGAAAAGCTAGGGCGTGTCAGGGTGCAGTTTTTCTGGCAAACGCAAAATGAACTGAGCCCCTGGCTCCGGCAGGCGTCGCCCGCAGCAGGCGGTGGTACAGGTTTTCACTTTGTACCCGAAGTAGGCGAAGAAGTAGTGGTAGGATTTGAAGGCGGCAATGCAGAAATGCCTTTTGTGCTTGGCAGTAAATTCAACGGCAAATCCAAAAGTGGTTACGGCGATGCACAAAATAATATGAAAGCCATCAAAACCCGCAGTGGTAACCTTATTCAACTGGACGACAACTCCGGTAGTGTAACCGTTACCGATAAAAACGGCAGCACCATGATCATGGATGGTTCCGGCAATATTACCGTGCAATCACAAACACTGGTGACCGTTAAAACAGATGATAAAATTGTAGTGGATGCTCCCAATAAAATAGAATTTATTTCAAAGGAAATACATCTCAAAGGCTCACAAAAAGTGATCATCGGAGAAGGTGCGGCGAAGATCACGGTAGACAATTCCGCCAACAAGATCGTTTCCAATGCTGACAAAATACACGCCACCGCACAAACCCTGCATGAGCTGAAAAGCAATGCCAACATGAAAATGAAGGCAGAACATCATGAAACAACCGGCAACACCAAAGTAACGATTAACAGTACTGAAATAAAGGTAAACGGACAGGCCACCACAGATATTAAGGGCGGTATGATAAACCTGAACTGCTGA